The Phoenix dactylifera cultivar Barhee BC4 chromosome 17, palm_55x_up_171113_PBpolish2nd_filt_p, whole genome shotgun sequence genome contains a region encoding:
- the LOC103716685 gene encoding mannose-specific lectin-like, producing MAGQSMKVMALVLGLLATTAVAKDTLFDGQSLEVGQYLEKGPYRFIMQGDCNLVLYVNGNRPLWSSGTDGKGSSCRATLQENGNLVIFSGSDVVWTSGSAPGPNTYRLVLQGDGNVVIYGAALWATNTAQSRRLLL from the coding sequence ATGGCTGGCCAAAGCATGAAGGTCATGGCGCTGGTCCTGGGCCTCCTGGCGACGACGGCAGTCGCCAAGGACACATTGTTCGACGGCCAGAGCCTCGAAGTCGGCCAGTATCTGGAGAAGGGGCCGTATCGATTTATCATGCAGGGGGACTGCAACCTGGTGCTGTACGTGAACGGGAACCGGCCGCTGTGGTCGTCGGGGACCGACGGCAAGGGCAGCTCGTGCCGGGCCACGCTGCAGGAAAATGGCAACCTGGTCATCTTCTCCGGGAGCGATGTGGTGTGGACCAGCGGCAGCGCCCCAGGGCCCAACACCTACCGTCTGGTCCTCCAAGGGGACGGGAACGTCGTCATCTATGGCGCAGCACTGTGGGCAACCAACACCGCTCAGAGCCGGAGACTTCTGCTCTGA
- the LOC103716677 gene encoding dihydroorotate dehydrogenase (quinone), mitochondrial-like isoform X1 has translation MATRVWRSSIRDALFKKPKSGAAGGAVGPRLASTGAGAAPKIPPSSKKGRLLSGTMIGLAIAGGAYVSTADEATFCGWLFKATKFLNPFFALLDAEVAHRLAVSAASHGLVPIEKRPDPAILALEVWGRKFTNPVGLAAGFDKNAEAVEGLLGLGFGFVEIGSVTPIPQEGNPKPRIFRLRQEGAIINRCGFNSEGIVVVAKRLGAQHGKRKMEETSSSLPSSGDEVRPGGKAGPGILGVNLGKNKTSEDAAADYVQGVHTLSQYADYLVINISSPNTPGLRKLQGRKQLKDLVKKVQAACDEMQWAGEGPPPLLVKIAPDLSKQDLEDIAVVALALRLDGLIISNTTVSRPDPVSRHPLAGESGGLSGKPLFDLSMNILKELYILTRGKIPLIGCGGVSSGEDAYKKIRAGATLVHLYTAFAYGGPALIPQIKAELAECLERDGFKSIQEAVGADCRQTFHNS, from the exons ATGGCGACTAGGGTTTGGAGAAGCTCCATCCGGGATGCCCTGTTCAAGAAACCTAAATCTGGGGCTGCTGGCGGAGCTGTCGGGCCGAGGCTGGCCAGCACCGGCGCCGGAGCCGCCCCGAAGATTCCACCCTCTTCCAAGAAG ggaAGGTTATTAAGTGGAACCATGATAGGGCTAGCAATAGCTGGAGGAGCTTATGTGAGCACGGCCGATGAAGCCACATTTTG TGGGTGGTTGTTTAAGGCTACAAAATTTTTGAACCCATTCTTTGCATTGCTGGATGCCGAGGTTGCTCATCGGTTGGCAGTCTCAGCTGCGTCTCATGGCCTCGTTCCTATAGAAAAAAGACCTGACCCAGCAATACTGGCATTGGAGGTCTGGGGAAGGAAATTTACAAATCCTGTAGGTCTTGCTGCTGGTTTTGATAAAAATGCGGAGGCAGTTGAAGGCTTACTAGGGCTAGGCTTTGGCTTTGTGGAAATTGGCTCTGTTACCCCTATTCCCCAGGAGGGAAATCCTAAGCCTCGTATCTTCAGATTGCGACAGGAGGG TGCTATAATTAATCGATGTGGGTTCAATAGTGAAGGTATTGTGGTGGTTGCAAAACGTCTTGGTGCCCAGCATGGTAAGAGGAAGATGGAAGAAACTTCAAGCTCATTACCTTCATCAGGTGATGAAGTAAGGCCGGGAGGAAAAGCAGGTCCTGGCATTTTGGGCGTTAATCTTGGCAAGAATAAGACAAGTGAAGACGCAGCTGCTGACTATGTTCAAGGAGTCCATACTTTATCACAGTACGCTGACTACTTG GTCATAAATATCTCTTCTCCAAACACTCCAGGCCTTCGCAAACTTCAGGGGAGAAAACAACTGAAAGATCTTGTTAAAAAG GTGCAAGCTGCTTGTGATGAGATGCAATGGGCAGGGGAGGGTCCACCGCCATTGTTAGTGAAAATTGCACCTGACTTGTCTAAGCAGGACCTTGAAGATATTGCAGTG GTTGCTCTTGCTCTCCGCTTGGATGGGCTG atcatatcaaatacaACTGTTTCAAGACCCGATCCTGTAAGTAGACACCCATTGGCTGGAGAATCTGGTGGTTTAAGCGGGAAGCCACTCTTTGATCTGTCAATGAACATTCTTAAGGAGTTGTACATTCTTACTCGG GGAAAAATTCCCCTTATAGGCTGTGGTGGTGTTAGCAG TGGcgaagatgcatacaaaaagatTCGAGCTGGAGCAACACTTGTTCATCTTTACACAGCCTTTGCTTATGGTGGACCAGCACTCATTCCCCAAATAAAG gCTGAGCTGGCAGAATGCTTAGAAAGGGATGGTTTTAAGTCCATCCAGGAAGCAGTAGGTGCGGATTGCAGACAAACTTTTCATAATTCTTAG
- the LOC103716677 gene encoding dihydroorotate dehydrogenase (quinone), mitochondrial-like isoform X2: protein MATRVWRSSIRDALFKKPKSGAAGGAVGPRLASTGAGAAPKIPPSSKKGRLLSGTMIGLAIAGGAYVSTADEATFCGWLFKATKFLNPFFALLDAEVAHRLAVSAASHGLVPIEKRPDPAILALEVWGRKFTNPVGLAAGFDKNAEAVEGLLGLGFGFVEIGSVTPIPQEGNPKPRIFRLRQEGEGIVVVAKRLGAQHGKRKMEETSSSLPSSGDEVRPGGKAGPGILGVNLGKNKTSEDAAADYVQGVHTLSQYADYLVINISSPNTPGLRKLQGRKQLKDLVKKVQAACDEMQWAGEGPPPLLVKIAPDLSKQDLEDIAVVALALRLDGLIISNTTVSRPDPVSRHPLAGESGGLSGKPLFDLSMNILKELYILTRGKIPLIGCGGVSSVTQHSGEDAYKKIRAGATLVHLYTAFAYGGPALIPQIKAELAECLERDGFKSIQEAVGADCRQTFHNS from the exons ATGGCGACTAGGGTTTGGAGAAGCTCCATCCGGGATGCCCTGTTCAAGAAACCTAAATCTGGGGCTGCTGGCGGAGCTGTCGGGCCGAGGCTGGCCAGCACCGGCGCCGGAGCCGCCCCGAAGATTCCACCCTCTTCCAAGAAG ggaAGGTTATTAAGTGGAACCATGATAGGGCTAGCAATAGCTGGAGGAGCTTATGTGAGCACGGCCGATGAAGCCACATTTTG TGGGTGGTTGTTTAAGGCTACAAAATTTTTGAACCCATTCTTTGCATTGCTGGATGCCGAGGTTGCTCATCGGTTGGCAGTCTCAGCTGCGTCTCATGGCCTCGTTCCTATAGAAAAAAGACCTGACCCAGCAATACTGGCATTGGAGGTCTGGGGAAGGAAATTTACAAATCCTGTAGGTCTTGCTGCTGGTTTTGATAAAAATGCGGAGGCAGTTGAAGGCTTACTAGGGCTAGGCTTTGGCTTTGTGGAAATTGGCTCTGTTACCCCTATTCCCCAGGAGGGAAATCCTAAGCCTCGTATCTTCAGATTGCGACAGGAGGG TGAAGGTATTGTGGTGGTTGCAAAACGTCTTGGTGCCCAGCATGGTAAGAGGAAGATGGAAGAAACTTCAAGCTCATTACCTTCATCAGGTGATGAAGTAAGGCCGGGAGGAAAAGCAGGTCCTGGCATTTTGGGCGTTAATCTTGGCAAGAATAAGACAAGTGAAGACGCAGCTGCTGACTATGTTCAAGGAGTCCATACTTTATCACAGTACGCTGACTACTTG GTCATAAATATCTCTTCTCCAAACACTCCAGGCCTTCGCAAACTTCAGGGGAGAAAACAACTGAAAGATCTTGTTAAAAAG GTGCAAGCTGCTTGTGATGAGATGCAATGGGCAGGGGAGGGTCCACCGCCATTGTTAGTGAAAATTGCACCTGACTTGTCTAAGCAGGACCTTGAAGATATTGCAGTG GTTGCTCTTGCTCTCCGCTTGGATGGGCTG atcatatcaaatacaACTGTTTCAAGACCCGATCCTGTAAGTAGACACCCATTGGCTGGAGAATCTGGTGGTTTAAGCGGGAAGCCACTCTTTGATCTGTCAATGAACATTCTTAAGGAGTTGTACATTCTTACTCGG GGAAAAATTCCCCTTATAGGCTGTGGTGGTGTTAGCAG TGTTACCCAACACAGTGGcgaagatgcatacaaaaagatTCGAGCTGGAGCAACACTTGTTCATCTTTACACAGCCTTTGCTTATGGTGGACCAGCACTCATTCCCCAAATAAAG gCTGAGCTGGCAGAATGCTTAGAAAGGGATGGTTTTAAGTCCATCCAGGAAGCAGTAGGTGCGGATTGCAGACAAACTTTTCATAATTCTTAG
- the LOC103716677 gene encoding dihydroorotate dehydrogenase (quinone), mitochondrial-like isoform X3, which yields MATRVWRSSIRDALFKKPKSGAAGGAVGPRLASTGAGAAPKIPPSSKKGRLLSGTMIGLAIAGGAYVSTADEATFCGWLFKATKFLNPFFALLDAEVAHRLAVSAASHGLVPIEKRPDPAILALEVWGRKFTNPVGLAAGFDKNAEAVEGLLGLGFGFVEIGSVTPIPQEGNPKPRIFRLRQEGAIINRCGFNSEGIVVVAKRLGAQHGKRKMEETSSSLPSSGDEVRPGGKAGPGILGVNLGKNKTSEDAAADYVQGVHTLSQYADYLVINISSPNTPGLRKLQGRKQLKDLVKKVQAACDEMQWAGEGPPPLLVKIAPDLSKQDLEDIAVVALALRLDGLAELAECLERDGFKSIQEAVGADCRQTFHNS from the exons ATGGCGACTAGGGTTTGGAGAAGCTCCATCCGGGATGCCCTGTTCAAGAAACCTAAATCTGGGGCTGCTGGCGGAGCTGTCGGGCCGAGGCTGGCCAGCACCGGCGCCGGAGCCGCCCCGAAGATTCCACCCTCTTCCAAGAAG ggaAGGTTATTAAGTGGAACCATGATAGGGCTAGCAATAGCTGGAGGAGCTTATGTGAGCACGGCCGATGAAGCCACATTTTG TGGGTGGTTGTTTAAGGCTACAAAATTTTTGAACCCATTCTTTGCATTGCTGGATGCCGAGGTTGCTCATCGGTTGGCAGTCTCAGCTGCGTCTCATGGCCTCGTTCCTATAGAAAAAAGACCTGACCCAGCAATACTGGCATTGGAGGTCTGGGGAAGGAAATTTACAAATCCTGTAGGTCTTGCTGCTGGTTTTGATAAAAATGCGGAGGCAGTTGAAGGCTTACTAGGGCTAGGCTTTGGCTTTGTGGAAATTGGCTCTGTTACCCCTATTCCCCAGGAGGGAAATCCTAAGCCTCGTATCTTCAGATTGCGACAGGAGGG TGCTATAATTAATCGATGTGGGTTCAATAGTGAAGGTATTGTGGTGGTTGCAAAACGTCTTGGTGCCCAGCATGGTAAGAGGAAGATGGAAGAAACTTCAAGCTCATTACCTTCATCAGGTGATGAAGTAAGGCCGGGAGGAAAAGCAGGTCCTGGCATTTTGGGCGTTAATCTTGGCAAGAATAAGACAAGTGAAGACGCAGCTGCTGACTATGTTCAAGGAGTCCATACTTTATCACAGTACGCTGACTACTTG GTCATAAATATCTCTTCTCCAAACACTCCAGGCCTTCGCAAACTTCAGGGGAGAAAACAACTGAAAGATCTTGTTAAAAAG GTGCAAGCTGCTTGTGATGAGATGCAATGGGCAGGGGAGGGTCCACCGCCATTGTTAGTGAAAATTGCACCTGACTTGTCTAAGCAGGACCTTGAAGATATTGCAGTG GTTGCTCTTGCTCTCCGCTTGGATGGGCTG gCTGAGCTGGCAGAATGCTTAGAAAGGGATGGTTTTAAGTCCATCCAGGAAGCAGTAGGTGCGGATTGCAGACAAACTTTTCATAATTCTTAG